A single genomic interval of Osmerus eperlanus chromosome 14, fOsmEpe2.1, whole genome shotgun sequence harbors:
- the polr1e gene encoding DNA-directed RNA polymerase I subunit RPA49 produces the protein MDAKCSLVCCEEEREADQAVIVQFSNGTLQKTDQLDFTFYKNVDENNPRKKSRRLLVAESDRLSYVGNNFETGSLKCNNLCRYYVGVLNKETMKMEVHNALLFNMQPVIPGEIAPEADPSSNNQTYRDKVDSLIEAFGSNKQKRALTSRRLNQVGSETLQQAVAKAAQNVIDQKGLEALQDELSQTQAQSEFAPYLPPCHPDATSPDQVYLFDDLLTPVEYSALEAAGSKMATLSPEDLQKMRDSGGNQCVLQLLTRLPSEGPARDRQARCAYYLSLLLKLVHLKMFTRRFGQEEDCPRIIQNKLMKSFTVETFNNGRVQNMVSTSMHVKVAAYCLALLLHMGHMTADLTVLHRDLGITESKIQEVAKSMGLKLSRPARGKAKEAGHEDEHRLATLELPLVKYEPLLDNRKRKKMR, from the exons TTGCAGAAAACAGATCAGCTAGACTTTACCTTTTACAAGAACGTCGATGAAAACAACCCGAGGAAGAAGAGCAGACGCTTGTTG GTTGCTGAATCAGACAGACTGTCCTACGTTGGCAATAACTTTGAAACAGGATCCTTAAAATGTAACAACCTTTGCAG ATACTATGTTGGAGTCCTAAACAAGGAGACCATGAAGATGGAGGTGCACAATGCTCTGCTCTTCAACATGCAGCCAGTCATCCCAG GGGAGATCGCCCCCGAGGCTGACCCGTCTAGTAACAACCAAACATACAGAGACAAG GTGGACTCTCTAATTGAGGCATTTGGCTCCAACAAGCAAAAGCGAGCCCTGACCTCGCGCAGGCTGAATCAGGTGGGCAGTGAAACCCTGCAGCAGGCAGTGGCCAAGGCAGCCCAGAACGTCATTGATCAGAAGGGTCTGGAAG ccctgcaggatgaactgtcccagacacagGCTCAGTCAGAGTTTGCTCCCTACCTGCCTCCATGCCACCCAGACGCCACCTCCCCCGACCAGGTCTACCTCTTTGATGACT TGCTAACCCCAGTAGAGTACAGCGCTCTCGAGGCGGCGGGATCCAAGATGGCCACCCTCTCCCCAGAGGACTTACAGAAGATGAGAGACAGCGGAGG gaaCCAGTGTGTGCTGCAGCTGCTGACGCGCCTGCCCAGTGAGGGCCCTGCCAGGGACAGACAGGCACGCTGTGCCTACTACCTGAGCCTGCTCCTCAAACTAGTCCACCTGAAGATGTTCACACGCAGGT TcgggcaggaggaggactgtCCTCGTATCATCCAGAACAAGCTGATGAAGAGCTTCACAGTGGAGACCTTCAACAATGGCAG GGTACAGAATATGGTGTCGACATCCATGCATGTGAAGGTGGCTGCCTACTGCTTGGCCTTGTTGCTACATATGGGTCACATGACTGCTGACCTCACAGTCCTTCACCGCGACCTAGGGATCACCGAGAGCAA GATACAGGAGGTAGCCAAGTCCATGGGGCTGAAGTTGAGCAGGCCTGCCCGGGGTAAAGCAAAAGAGGCTGGGCATGAGGATGAGCACAGGCTGGCCACTCTGGAGCTCCCTCTGGTCAAATACGAACCGCTCCTCGACAACAGGAAACGCAAGAAGATGCGTTAG
- the fbxo10 gene encoding F-box only protein 10, protein MEVVSLPVELWRVILAYLPLPELGRCCLVCRAWRELILSLDNTRWRQLCLGCPECRHPNWPSRPQLEPPSWREALRQHALASRTWTQNGPELQPSACLHLFRRRKDRRVWHVGAGCEFETLRGALGVVGPYDRVVLHPGVYEEQAELVLRVPVEVMGLGRLGEVALLVCVEQQCPTARLCNLVFMPAWFSTVVYKTSSGHVQLDNCNFEGAQLQIRGPGTCQARFCSFSQGSSAHFLGVALSLLESCDFAGSDTASVTVEGAPVSEKNWACKHLAVQARTITSWGSPGNASPGGGPQFGKDSGLQSLGANVSLKDWNKQDGERRTGIQGGEEGLCQDTVIEDSWTESEPSGEEEEVESHTTPSLTTGNIISKPTVYKLAHDHHGLSHLLKANPDGSLPPTSDPSPPSVTPDLRTLTQELQRDPEAQALASAVQGCVLKRCLFREGKGGVHVCNHGNARLEGNVFRGLNYAVRCIQNATVVMLRNEVSGCRASGVFLRLSAQGLIADNNIHSNGEAGLDIRKGANPIILCNRIHSGMRSGIVVLGNGKGSIRSNQIYNNKEAGVYVLFNGNPVVSGNHIFQGQAAGIAVNESGRGMILENVIRENQWGGVDIRRGGDPVLKNNHICHGYSDGVVVGERGRGLIEGNHIYCNKGCGVWVMSSSLPQLLGNYITHNRMYGLAVFCRKDPEGAGQRETYQDGGGGEGGVGGGEGGGGGQENFNEEGELLAWESDLDSEDERFSSRRSISVALVESNCMSRNGAVGLYVKSSEPLNVVANLVNGNRGAGVALLQSSQLTRLVANCVQGNSRGGITVDRECRVELRGNGVYDNGGHGVSFHGDGQIVENDVVGNRGYGIRVMDCADVKVLRNRVQPVQGCGITVQGLAKGVVHDNLLYQGHPGNTKPLLHCDPGSESCVLPNNSLLMHSNRTCGSAPPWTLENPPPRPLVDAPSGPPTSSARHPTHLAISMTTRITASVESGCHNNGSVFCSIL, encoded by the exons ATGGAGGTGGTCAGCCTGCCAGTGGAGCTGTGGAGGGTGATCCTGGCCTACCTGCCCCTACCGGAGCTGGGCCGCTGCTGCCTGGTGTGTCGGGCCTGGAGGGAACTCATCCTCTCCCTGGACAACACCCGCTGGAGGCAGCTGTGCCTGGGCTGCCCCGAGTGCCGGCACCCCAACTGGCCCAGCCGGCCCCAGCTGGAGCCCCCGTCGTGGAGGGAGGCCCTTCGGCAGCACGCCTTGGCCAGCCGCACCTGGACCCAGAACGGGCCGGAGCTTCAGCCCTCGGCCTGCCTGCATCTGTTCCGCCGGAGAAAGGACCGGCGGGTGTGGCACGTGGGGGCGGGGTGTGAGTTTGAGACGCTGCGGGGGGCACTGGGGGTGGTGGGGCCTTATGACCGGGTGGTGCTCCACCCTGGAGTGTACGAGGAGCAGGCTGAGCTGGTGCTCAGGGTGCCCGTGGAGGTGATGGGGCTcggcaggctgggggaggtggcgctgctagtgtgtgtggagcagcagTGCCCCACAGCCAGGCTGTGTAACCTGGTCTTCATGCCCGCCTGGTTCTCCACTGTTGTCTACAAG acaTCGTCAGgtcatgtgcagctggacaacTGTAACTTCGAGGGGGCCCAGCTGCAGATCCGCGGTCCGGGTACCTGCCAGGCTCGCTTCTGCTCCTTCTCACAGGGCAGTTCCGCTCACTTCCTGGGCGTTGCCCTCAGCCTACTGGAAAGCTGCGATTTTGCGGGAAGTGACACAGCCTCCGTGACGGTGGAAGGAGCACCAGTGTCGGAGAAAAATTGGGCCTGTAAGCACCTGGCAGTGCAGGCCCGGACTATTACATCCTGGGGCTCGCCCGGGAATGCTAGCCCAGGGGGAGGCCCTCAGTTTGGGAAGGACAGTGGCCTGCAGTCCCTAGGGGCAAACGTCAGCCTGAAGGACTGGAACAAACAAGACGGTGAGAGGAGGACGGGGATCCAGGGTGGGGAGGAAGGGCTGTGTCAGGACACTGTGATCGAGGACAGCTGGACAGAGAGCGAGCCCAGcggcgaagaggaggaggtcgaGTCCCACACCACTCCTTCCCTAACCACAGGCAACATCATCAGCAAACCAACCGTTTACAAACTGGCCCATGACCACCATGGCCTCAGCCACCTCCTCAAGGCCAACCCCGACGGTTCCCTGCCCCCAACCTcggaccccagccccccctcagtGACACCTGACCTCCGCACTCTGACCCAAGAGCTCCAGAGGGATCCTGAGGCCCAGGCACTGGCATCAGCAGTCCAGGGCTGCGTCCTGAAGCGCTGCCTCTTCCGCGAGGGCAAGGGcggagtgcatgtgtgtaaccACGGCAATGCCCGTCTGGAGGGCAACGTGTTCCGGGGGCTGAACTACGCGGTGCGCTGCATCCAGAACGCCACG GTAGTGATGCTGCGTAACGAGGTGAGCGGTTGCCGAGCGTCTGGCGTGTTCCTTCGTCTCTCTGCCCAGGGCCTCATCGCTGACAACAACATCCACTCCAATGGAGAGGCGGGGCTAGACATCCGCAAGGGAGCCAACCCCATTATCCTG TGTAACAGAATACACAGTGGCATGCGTTCCGGCATTGTTGTCCTGGGCAACGGGAAGGGTTCTATCCGCAGCAACCAGATCTATAACAACAAGGAGGCGGGCGTGTACGTTCTTTTCAATGGCAACCCTGTGGTCAG TGGGAATCACATCTTCCAGGGCCAGGCTGCAGGAATAGCAGTGAATGAGAGTGGCAGGGGCATGATATTAG AGAACGTGATCCGGGAGAAccagtgggggggggtggacattCGGAGAGGGGGAGACCCGGTGCTAAAGAACAACCACATCTGTCATGGCTACTCTGATGGGGTGGTGGTTGGAGAGCGGGGCCGCGGGCTCATAGAGGGCAACCACATCTACT GTAACAAAGGATGTGGCGTGTGGGTCatgtcctccagcctccctcagctgCTGGGGAACTACATTACCCATAACCGCATGTACGGCCTGGCGGTGTTCTGCCGGAAAGACCCCGAGGGCGCAGGCCAGAGGGAGACATACCaggacgggggtgggggggaaggaggagtaggagggggtgaaggtggaggaggaggacaagagaaCTTTAACGAGGAAGGAGAGCTGCTGGCGTGGGAGAGTGATTTGGACAGCGAGGACGAGCGCTTCTCTTCCCGCCGCTCCATCAGCGTAGCTCTGGTAGAGAGCAACTGCATGAGCCGCAACGGAG CGGTCGGCCTCTATGTGAAGAGCAGCGAGCCGTTGAATGTCGTTGCAAACCTTGTCAACGGTAACCGTGGTGCCGGTGTTGCCTTGCTACAGAGCAGCCAGCTGACCCGGCTTGTTGCCAATTGTGTCCAAGGCAACAGCCGGGGCGGCATCACAGTAGACAGGGAGTGTAGGGTGGAGCTCCGTGGAAATGGTGTCTATGACAACGGCGGCCATGGTGTTAGTTTCCATGGTGATGGGCAAATTGTGGAGAACGACGTGGTGGGTAACCGTGGATACGGGATTCGGGTGATGGACTGTGCGGACGTGAAG GTGTTGCGTAACCGTGTTCAACCAGTTCAGGGGTGTGGCATCACTGTACAGGGGCTGGCCAAGGGCGTCGTCCATGACAACCTGCTGTACCAAGGTCATCCTGGTAACACAAAACCCCTGCTGCACTGCGATCCTGGCAGCGAGAGCTGTGTGCTGCCTAACAACAGTCTGCTGATGCATAGCAACAG GACTTGTGGCTCCGCCCCTCCCTGGACCCtggagaaccccccccctcGACCTCTGGTCGATGCCCCCTCaggcccccccacctcctccgcccgacACCCCACCCACCTTGCCATCTCCATGACCACCAGGATCACTGCCTCTGTGGAGAGTGGTTGCCATAATAATGGCAGCGTCTTCTGCTCCATCCTGTGA